A single genomic interval of Cyanobacteria bacterium GSL.Bin1 harbors:
- a CDS encoding threonine synthase translates to MALATETANAKPTYTKLVSKEGGTEYDLQPLHVCEETFAPLEVAYDYDAIRAQVSRESIAAGPKSIWRYKPFLPVTGEVIDVGTGMTPLIKSNRLARRLGLKELYIKNDAVNMPTLSFKDRVVSVALSKAREFGFSTVSCASTGNLANSTAAIAASAGLECCVFIPADLEAGKVLGTLIYNPTVMAVKGNYDQVNRLCSEVANGYGWGFVNINLRPYYSEGSKTLGYEVAEQLGWKLPDHVVAPLASGSLYTKIYKGFQEFVKTGLVEDQSVRFSGAQAEGCSPISQAFKEGRDFITPVKPNTIAKSIAIGNPADGVYALDVARKTNGNIEDVTDAEIIEGIQLLAETEGIFTETAGGTTIAVLKKLVEAGKIDPEESTVAYITGNGLKTQEAVQGYIGEPFAIDPNLDSFERAWQRSRTLDRLEWQQVLV, encoded by the coding sequence ATGGCTCTTGCAACTGAAACCGCCAATGCCAAACCCACCTACACCAAATTAGTTTCCAAAGAAGGCGGCACTGAGTACGATTTACAGCCCCTCCACGTTTGCGAAGAAACTTTTGCCCCTTTAGAAGTTGCTTATGACTACGACGCCATTCGCGCTCAAGTCAGCCGGGAAAGCATTGCCGCAGGTCCCAAGTCCATTTGGCGTTACAAACCCTTTTTACCCGTTACAGGCGAGGTCATCGATGTGGGCACTGGCATGACCCCCTTAATTAAGTCCAACCGCTTAGCCCGTCGCTTAGGCTTAAAAGAGCTTTATATTAAAAACGATGCGGTGAATATGCCCACCCTGAGCTTTAAAGACCGTGTTGTTTCGGTTGCCCTGAGCAAAGCGAGAGAGTTTGGCTTTTCTACCGTTTCTTGTGCCAGTACCGGCAACCTTGCTAACTCAACAGCAGCGATCGCAGCGAGTGCAGGTCTAGAATGTTGTGTCTTTATTCCTGCCGATCTCGAAGCCGGGAAAGTTTTAGGAACTTTGATTTATAACCCCACTGTCATGGCGGTCAAAGGCAACTACGACCAAGTGAACCGTCTCTGTAGCGAAGTGGCTAACGGTTATGGCTGGGGGTTTGTCAATATTAACCTTCGTCCCTACTACTCTGAAGGCTCGAAAACACTGGGTTACGAAGTGGCTGAACAACTCGGTTGGAAACTACCGGATCATGTGGTTGCGCCCTTAGCTTCCGGTTCTCTCTATACAAAAATTTATAAAGGCTTCCAAGAATTTGTAAAAACCGGGTTAGTCGAAGATCAATCCGTTCGTTTCAGTGGGGCGCAAGCCGAAGGCTGTTCTCCCATTTCCCAAGCCTTTAAAGAAGGACGTGACTTTATTACGCCGGTTAAACCCAACACGATTGCGAAATCCATTGCGATTGGTAACCCAGCCGATGGCGTTTATGCCTTAGATGTTGCCCGTAAAACAAACGGCAATATTGAAGATGTCACCGATGCTGAAATCATTGAAGGCATTCAACTCTTAGCCGAAACCGAAGGAATCTTTACTGAAACCGCTGGCGGAACCACCATCGCTGTTTTGAAAAAACTCGTGGAAGCCGGCAAAATTGATCCCGAAGAAAGCACCGTTGCTTATATCACCGGTAATGGACTGAAAACCCAAGAAGCAGTACAAGGCTATATTGGCGAACCCTTTGCCATTGACCCCAATTTAGATAGCTTTGAGCGCGCTTGGCAACGGTCTCGCACCCTTGATCGTCTGGAGTGGCAACAAGTGTTAGTATAA
- a CDS encoding molybdopterin synthase sulfur carrier subunit, translating into MSVKVLVPTVLQKYTDNQAVLECNGSSVKELVETLEQSYPGFKGRLRDDEGKLRRFLNFYVNSEDIRFLENEKTSLQDGDEVSIVPAVAGG; encoded by the coding sequence ATGAGCGTCAAAGTTTTAGTTCCGACAGTTTTACAAAAATATACTGACAACCAAGCGGTTCTCGAATGCAATGGCAGTAGTGTCAAAGAATTAGTGGAAACCCTCGAACAAAGCTATCCTGGCTTCAAAGGGCGGTTGCGGGATGATGAGGGAAAACTGCGTCGCTTCCTCAACTTCTACGTCAATAGCGAGGATATCCGCTTCCTGGAAAACGAAAAAACCTCTTTGCAAGATGGGGATGAGGTGAGTATCGTGCCCGCCGTTGCCGGGGGATGA
- a CDS encoding DUF2996 domain-containing protein produces the protein MSEEEKSKQGSKSGSSAKKKEEEPPIEDKPFPEFIEQHYEPALKEALSEQGIKDLELEFKKEQFPLPGADECSQVIGRWDGGKRRFNVYFLDDDISGQKAFSYTASDSPPSTIESFMIDERKVNLELLVMYTVQRLNGQKWLARN, from the coding sequence ATGTCTGAAGAAGAAAAGTCTAAGCAAGGCAGCAAATCAGGTTCCTCTGCCAAGAAAAAAGAAGAAGAACCCCCAATTGAAGATAAACCCTTTCCGGAATTTATCGAGCAACATTACGAACCCGCGCTGAAAGAAGCCTTAAGCGAACAAGGGATCAAAGATTTAGAACTCGAATTTAAAAAAGAGCAATTCCCTCTTCCTGGCGCTGATGAATGTTCTCAAGTCATTGGTCGCTGGGATGGGGGAAAACGTCGTTTTAATGTTTATTTTTTAGATGACGATATCAGTGGACAAAAAGCATTTTCTTATACAGCCAGTGATTCTCCTCCCAGTACCATTGAGTCATTTATGATTGACGAGCGTAAAGTGAACCTAGAGTTACTCGTGATGTACACTGTGCAGCGCTTAAATGGACAAAAATGGTTGGCTCGTAATTAA
- the bioF gene encoding 8-amino-7-oxononanoate synthase, translating into MVENSAYDWIEKSLLTIEKAGWYRTIKNVESSPGPVIEVEGQSLLNFASNDYLGLAGDERLIAAATAAIQRYGTGSTGSRLLSGHRPLHSELESAIAQLKQTEDALVFSSGYLANLGTITALVGLRDLILADQYNHSSLKKGAVLTGGKVIDYKHCNLEDLEQQLSTYRASYRRCLILTDTVFSMDGDICPLPELLDIAAKYQAMVLVDEAHATGVMGENGGGCVNYFNCSHRALIQMGTLSKALGSLGGYVAGSRPLIEFLRNRAPSWIYTTGLSPADTAAALAAIKIVREEPLRRQQLWHHIQYLKNALADLPLLPSQSPILCLRLDHPREAVQLSENLQQKGIFAPAIRPPTVPFSRIRISLMATHQPEHLQYLVDQLLAVL; encoded by the coding sequence ATGGTCGAAAATTCTGCATATGATTGGATTGAAAAATCGCTCTTAACAATTGAGAAAGCCGGGTGGTATCGCACCATAAAAAATGTTGAAAGTTCTCCTGGTCCTGTGATTGAAGTGGAAGGACAATCCTTACTTAATTTTGCCAGTAATGACTATCTGGGATTAGCGGGAGATGAACGTTTAATTGCAGCAGCAACGGCAGCCATTCAGCGCTATGGAACGGGTAGTACAGGTTCGCGGTTACTCAGTGGACATCGTCCCCTTCATAGTGAGTTGGAAAGCGCGATCGCGCAACTGAAACAAACGGAAGATGCCTTGGTGTTTAGTTCAGGGTACTTAGCGAACTTAGGAACAATTACTGCCCTTGTGGGTTTGCGAGATTTGATTCTAGCGGATCAATATAATCACTCCAGTCTGAAAAAGGGTGCCGTTTTGACTGGGGGGAAAGTCATTGACTACAAGCATTGCAATTTGGAAGATTTAGAACAGCAACTCAGCACTTACCGCGCTTCTTATCGACGTTGTCTCATCCTCACCGATACTGTGTTTAGTATGGATGGGGATATTTGTCCGCTACCAGAATTATTGGATATCGCTGCCAAGTATCAAGCAATGGTGTTAGTAGATGAAGCCCATGCTACAGGAGTGATGGGAGAAAATGGTGGCGGATGTGTTAATTATTTTAATTGCAGTCATCGCGCCCTTATTCAAATGGGAACCCTGAGTAAAGCTTTGGGCAGTCTTGGGGGTTATGTTGCCGGTTCTCGACCCTTAATTGAGTTTCTGCGCAATCGCGCTCCGAGTTGGATTTATACCACCGGCTTGTCTCCTGCAGATACTGCTGCCGCTCTTGCTGCGATTAAGATTGTCCGTGAGGAACCGCTCCGCCGTCAGCAACTCTGGCATCATATCCAGTATTTAAAGAATGCCCTTGCTGATTTACCGCTACTTCCGTCGCAATCGCCGATTCTTTGTCTTCGTCTCGATCATCCCCGAGAAGCGGTACAACTCTCAGAAAACTTACAACAGAAAGGGATTTTTGCTCCGGCAATTCGTCCACCAACTGTTCCCTTTAGTCGCATTCGGATTTCTCTAATGGCAACTCATCAACCGGAGCATCTACAGTATTTAGTCGATCAATTGCTGGCTGTACTTTAA
- a CDS encoding urease accessory protein UreD: MLKTPIQTTSQWHGVLKLAYQQKDNQTKPIETYAQAPYKLQRPFYPEGEQTCYSTILHTAGGMVGGDQLSQSIQLQPETHAVITTAAASKIYRSNGLTAAQKINIKVGEKACLEYLPRETIIFNGAEYQQQLQVNLASTATWLGWEIVRFGRSARGEQFLQGNWRSRTEVWQNGQLIWVDCPYLPGGKAVLQSPHGLAGYPLIGTLVWLGKPVSSEMLAQVRHLWDEMETTGEAGTTSLMSGVLCRYRGNSRAEVINWFTNLWRLFRQWDGKQTPVTPRVWQV, from the coding sequence ATGTTAAAAACTCCAATTCAGACCACTTCCCAATGGCATGGTGTTCTTAAACTTGCCTATCAACAAAAGGATAATCAGACAAAACCAATAGAAACTTACGCGCAAGCACCCTACAAACTCCAGCGTCCATTTTATCCCGAAGGAGAACAGACCTGTTATAGCACAATTCTCCATACTGCAGGGGGGATGGTCGGTGGGGATCAACTTTCCCAGTCCATCCAGTTACAACCTGAAACTCATGCGGTGATTACCACTGCAGCAGCCAGTAAAATTTATCGCAGTAATGGCTTAACGGCTGCTCAAAAGATCAACATCAAAGTGGGAGAAAAAGCTTGCTTAGAATATCTTCCTAGAGAAACTATTATCTTTAATGGCGCAGAATATCAGCAACAGTTACAAGTGAATCTTGCTTCTACGGCAACTTGGTTGGGTTGGGAAATTGTCCGGTTTGGCCGTTCAGCCAGAGGCGAACAGTTTTTGCAAGGTAATTGGCGATCGCGCACGGAAGTTTGGCAAAATGGACAGCTCATTTGGGTTGATTGTCCATACTTACCAGGCGGAAAAGCGGTTTTACAAAGTCCGCATGGTTTAGCGGGTTATCCGTTAATCGGCACCTTAGTCTGGTTAGGCAAGCCTGTTTCCTCAGAAATGCTCGCGCAAGTGCGTCATTTGTGGGATGAAATGGAAACCACAGGAGAAGCTGGCACAACCTCCTTAATGTCAGGAGTGTTGTGTCGTTATCGCGGAAATTCTCGTGCTGAGGTGATAAACTGGTTTACTAATCTTTGGCGGCTCTTCCGTCAATGGGACGGAAAACAAACCCCTGTTACGCCTCGGGTTTGGCAGGTTTAA
- the ureA gene encoding urease subunit gamma, with product MQLSPQEKDKLSIFTAALLAERRKAKGLKLNYPEAVAYISAGLLEGAREGRSVAELMSYGKTLLTRDDVMEGIPEMVEEVQIEATFPDGTKLVTVHNPIV from the coding sequence ATGCAACTTTCACCTCAAGAAAAAGATAAATTATCTATTTTTACCGCAGCATTACTTGCGGAACGACGCAAGGCAAAAGGCCTGAAACTCAACTATCCCGAAGCCGTTGCTTATATCTCTGCCGGGCTGCTAGAAGGGGCACGAGAAGGGCGTTCCGTTGCTGAATTAATGAGTTATGGCAAAACTTTACTCACCCGCGATGATGTCATGGAAGGGATTCCGGAAATGGTCGAGGAAGTCCAAATTGAAGCCACCTTTCCTGATGGGACAAAGTTAGTTACCGTTCACAATCCAATTGTTTAA
- a CDS encoding urease subunit beta, which translates to MIPGEMQIQAGTIELNQGRRLMTITVANSGDRPIQIGSHFHFYEVNPALQFDREATKGMRLNIPAGTAIRFEPGDDREVELVAIAGRREIYGFNGWVNGKVDS; encoded by the coding sequence ATGATACCAGGAGAAATGCAGATTCAAGCCGGAACAATTGAACTGAATCAAGGTCGTCGTTTAATGACGATTACGGTTGCTAACAGCGGCGATCGCCCCATTCAGATCGGGTCACATTTTCACTTTTATGAGGTGAATCCGGCGTTACAGTTTGACCGCGAAGCAACCAAAGGGATGCGTTTGAATATTCCAGCAGGAACCGCCATTCGCTTTGAACCTGGAGATGATCGGGAAGTGGAGTTAGTCGCGATCGCGGGTCGTCGAGAAATTTATGGCTTTAATGGCTGGGTCAATGGGAAAGTTGATTCCTAA
- the ureC gene encoding urease subunit alpha — MSYRMERQAYAETFGPTTGDRVRLADTELFIEVEQDFTTYGEEVKFGGGKVIRDGMGQSPISRAEGAVDVVITNALILDWWGIVKADVGIKDGRIFKIGKAGNPYIQDNVDIIIGPSTEAVAGEGMILTAGGIDSHIHFICPQLIETAIASGITTMFGGGTGPATGTNATTCTPGSWNLHWMLQAAEAFPVNLGFFGKGNSSQPQGLEEQVVAGAMGLKLHEDWGTTPAAIDTCLSVADRYDVQVAIHTDTLNEAGFVEDTINAFKNRTIHTYHTEGAGGGHAPDIIKVCGQKNVLPSSTNPTRPYTTNTLEEHLDMLMVCHHLDRNIPEDVAFAESRIRRETIAAEDILHDLGAFSAIASDSQAMGRVGENIIRTWQTAHKMKVQRGLLPSPENSSETHDNFRAKRYVAKHTINSAIMHGISHEVGSIEEGKLADLCLWKPSCFGVKPEIVMKGGAIAYAQMGDANASIPTPQPIEMRPMFASYGRAIASTSLTFVSQAGMEANLGQQLGLEKTLVPVRNTRQIGKAEMKLNAALPNIEVDPETYEVRADGELLTCEPATTLPMAQRYFLF; from the coding sequence ATGAGTTATCGCATGGAACGGCAAGCCTACGCCGAAACTTTTGGTCCCACAACCGGTGATCGCGTGCGTTTGGCAGATACAGAATTATTCATTGAAGTAGAACAAGATTTCACCACTTATGGCGAAGAGGTAAAATTTGGCGGTGGCAAAGTGATCCGCGATGGCATGGGACAATCCCCAATTTCTCGTGCGGAGGGCGCAGTGGATGTGGTGATTACCAATGCTCTGATCCTGGATTGGTGGGGAATTGTGAAAGCGGATGTTGGGATTAAAGACGGTCGCATCTTCAAGATTGGCAAAGCTGGCAATCCCTATATTCAAGATAATGTCGATATTATTATTGGTCCCAGTACCGAAGCGGTGGCGGGGGAAGGGATGATCTTGACTGCTGGGGGAATTGATAGCCATATCCACTTTATCTGTCCGCAACTGATTGAAACCGCGATCGCGTCTGGCATTACCACGATGTTTGGCGGCGGAACCGGTCCGGCTACGGGAACTAATGCCACTACCTGTACCCCGGGATCTTGGAATCTCCACTGGATGCTACAAGCTGCCGAAGCCTTCCCGGTGAACTTAGGCTTTTTTGGCAAAGGCAATAGTTCCCAACCCCAAGGACTGGAAGAACAGGTCGTCGCTGGGGCGATGGGCTTAAAACTCCACGAAGACTGGGGAACCACACCTGCTGCCATTGATACCTGTCTTTCAGTGGCTGATCGCTATGATGTCCAAGTTGCCATCCATACTGATACGCTCAACGAAGCGGGGTTTGTGGAAGATACTATCAATGCTTTTAAAAATCGCACCATCCACACCTACCACACAGAAGGCGCAGGTGGGGGTCACGCCCCAGATATTATCAAAGTTTGCGGTCAGAAAAATGTTCTCCCCTCTTCCACGAATCCCACCCGCCCTTACACCACGAATACCCTAGAAGAACATCTGGATATGCTAATGGTCTGTCACCATTTAGACCGCAATATCCCGGAAGATGTGGCATTTGCTGAATCGCGGATTCGTCGAGAAACCATTGCCGCAGAAGATATTTTGCATGATTTGGGGGCATTTAGCGCGATCGCGTCCGATTCCCAAGCGATGGGGCGTGTCGGGGAAAATATTATTCGGACTTGGCAAACCGCCCACAAAATGAAAGTGCAGCGAGGCTTACTGCCTTCACCGGAAAACAGCAGTGAAACTCACGATAACTTCCGTGCCAAACGCTATGTTGCCAAACACACCATTAACTCTGCGATTATGCACGGCATTAGCCATGAAGTGGGTTCCATTGAAGAAGGGAAACTGGCAGACTTGTGCTTGTGGAAACCCAGTTGTTTCGGCGTCAAACCGGAAATTGTCATGAAAGGGGGCGCGATCGCGTATGCGCAAATGGGAGATGCCAACGCCAGTATTCCCACTCCACAACCCATCGAAATGCGTCCTATGTTCGCTAGTTATGGACGCGCCATTGCTAGTACCTCTCTCACCTTCGTCTCCCAAGCGGGAATGGAAGCCAACCTTGGACAACAACTGGGGTTAGAAAAAACTTTAGTGCCTGTTCGTAATACCCGCCAGATTGGGAAAGCTGAGATGAAACTCAACGCTGCCCTTCCTAATATTGAAGTAGATCCAGAAACTTACGAAGTGCGGGCGGATGGGGAACTTTTAACCTGTGAACCCGCCACGACTTTACCGATGGCGCAGCGGTATTTTCTGTTTTAA
- a CDS encoding LptF/LptG family permease, protein MGEVVGLTFEQVKFVTRDSLPFSVAAYVHLFKLPAFITLGLPFTLLSAALFTYSNLSAKNEILALRSLGVHSFRIVSPVILISLVIAGMMFIFQEVIVPPANYKAAMLLEKEWNVERAQLAKYNNRNLIYQQYQTEKSQSNLQFLFFADRFDGQQMQEVYLLKYHHQNLQEIIVSQQAEWNEDQQVWQLLKGCQYLINSQDLYEQVKCFDKLPLQFTKKILDYANFYRDHREMNLLELYQQLGIIKPTGQIKKIKKLKISIQERYALPLSCCMFAFLGSSIGITTDVRRKSNSLGIALIIVSAYYLLQFLLKYLSAWSMIPIVLSVWMPNLVGLIFGGYYLIRKT, encoded by the coding sequence TTGGGAGAAGTGGTTGGTCTTACGTTTGAGCAAGTTAAGTTTGTCACTCGTGATAGTTTACCCTTTTCGGTTGCTGCTTATGTACACTTATTTAAGTTACCCGCTTTTATTACCTTAGGGTTACCTTTTACTCTTTTATCCGCAGCGCTGTTTACCTACAGTAACCTTTCCGCTAAGAATGAAATTCTTGCTCTACGTAGTCTGGGCGTTCACTCATTTAGAATCGTTAGTCCCGTTATTTTAATTAGTTTGGTAATAGCAGGAATGATGTTTATTTTCCAAGAAGTCATTGTACCTCCTGCTAATTACAAAGCAGCGATGCTTCTAGAAAAAGAATGGAATGTCGAGCGAGCCCAGTTAGCTAAATATAATAATCGGAACTTAATTTATCAACAATATCAAACGGAGAAATCTCAATCTAATTTGCAGTTTTTATTTTTTGCTGATCGATTTGACGGTCAGCAAATGCAGGAAGTTTATTTACTCAAATATCATCATCAAAACTTACAAGAAATTATCGTTTCTCAACAAGCAGAATGGAATGAAGATCAGCAGGTATGGCAACTGTTAAAGGGATGTCAATATCTGATTAATTCCCAAGACTTATATGAACAAGTTAAGTGCTTTGACAAGTTGCCTCTTCAGTTCACCAAAAAAATTCTTGACTATGCCAACTTTTATCGAGATCATAGAGAGATGAATCTTCTTGAGCTCTATCAACAATTGGGCATTATTAAACCTACGGGGCAAATTAAAAAAATTAAAAAGTTAAAAATTAGTATTCAAGAAAGATACGCTTTACCTTTATCTTGCTGTATGTTTGCTTTTTTAGGTTCTTCTATTGGTATTACTACAGACGTCAGACGGAAATCAAATAGCTTAGGAATCGCTCTTATAATTGTTTCGGCTTATTATTTACTCCAGTTTCTTCTTAAATATTTAAGTGCATGGAGTATGATCCCTATCGTTTTGAGTGTTTGGATGCCGAACTTAGTAGGATTGATTTTCGGGGGGTATTACCTGATACGAAAGACTTAG